One stretch of Malus domestica chromosome 14, GDT2T_hap1 DNA includes these proteins:
- the LOC103440763 gene encoding probable inactive leucine-rich repeat receptor-like protein kinase At3g03770 → MGCFRSFLLFCFAWSFLLLGTHQLQSSHTQVLLQLRKHLEYPKQLEIWNNHSLDFCSISSFGQVNITCLDNLVIELRIKGDKIKQSKESGYFNGFPIQSQTLSDSFSLDSFVTTLSRLNSLRDLSLVSLGIWGQLPDKIHRLSSLEHLDLSSNFLFGSIPPRISAMAMLQTFKIDENFLNDTIPDWFDSLSNLTTLSLRNNKLEGKLQDLSSLTSLQVLDLSRNKLNSVLPPMPKGLVMLSVSENSFSGKIPVKYGKLSGLQHIDMSHNALIGTPPAAVFSLPNISYLNLGSNLLSGSLSGNLICGSKLNFIDISNNSLTGKLPSCLRNESEERVVKFGGNCLSIGMQNQHEQAHCTEVISLKKKESGGNNVGILVGVILGLVVLSVLLVLGFIIFCRRYCLRGISEQHLLHKSVQENSAVGFSTELLTSARFISQDGKVGIQGLPVCRKFSLEELMEATKNFNSSAFLGEGSYGKLYKGRLYNGTQVAIRCLPLSKKYTIRNVKLRLDLLSKLRHPHLVCLLGHCLDGGGQDDYSPNKVYLVSEYVPNGTFRAHLSGNSPGKVLNWSERLAILVSVAKAVHFLHTGIIPGFFCNRLKTNNILLDEHGMAKLSDYGLSILAEETNKSTAKDGLTSWQMTSLEDDAYSFGYILLEALVGSSMSSRREVILQNNMASLNSQDGRKQIVEPAILATCSQESLSIVISIMNKCICPESSRPSFEDILWNLQYAVQVQEETADGDQKI, encoded by the exons ATGGGGTGTTTCAGATCATTTCTGCTGTTCTGTTTTGCATGGAGCTTCTTACTTCTAGGCACTCATCAACTCCAATCCTCACATACCCAAGTGCTTCTGCAGCTCAGAAAGCACTTAGAGTACCCAAAACAACTAGAAATTTGGAACAATCACAGCTTAGATTTCTGCTCGATTTCTTCATTTGGTCAAGTAAACATTACATGCTTGGACAATCTTGTAATTGAGCTCAGAATCAAGGGTGATAAGATTAAGCAATCCAAAGAAAGCGGCTACTTCAACGGCTTTCCAATCCAAAGCCAAACTTTATCAGATTCTTTTTCTTTGGATTCTTTTGTCACTACCCTTTCAAGGCTAAACAGTTTGAGAGATCTTAGCCTTGTGTCTTTGGGCATTTGGGGACAACTTCCAGATAAGATTCATAGGTTGTCTTCCCTTGAACATCTCGATTTGAGCTCGAACTTTCTCTTCGGTTCAATCCCACCTAGGATTTCCGCAATGGCAATGCTTCAAACTTTTAAAATCGATGAGAATTTCTTAAATGATACTATCCCTGATTGGTTTGATTCGCTTTCCAATCTTACAACTCTGAGCTTGAGGAACAACAAGTTGGAAGGTAAATTGCAAGATCTTAGTAGCCTAACCAGTTTACAAGTGCTAGATTTGAGCAGGAACAAATTGAACTCTGTGTTGCCTCCAATGCCGAAAGGGTTGGTCATGCTTTCCGTCAGTGAAAACTCCTTCTCCGGCAAGATTCCAGTGAAATATGGCAAGTTAAGTGGACTTCAACACATTGATATGTCACACAATGCACTTATAGGCACACCTCCTGCTGCAGTCTTCTCTTTGCCTAATATTAGTTACTTGAACTTGGGGTCAAATCTGCTGAGTGGCTCACTTTCGGGCAATCTAATCTGCGGTAGCAAGCTTAATTTCATCGATATATCGAATAATAGTTTGACGGGTAAGTTGCCTTCATGCTTAAGAAATGAATCAGAAGAGAGAGTTGTGAAGTTTGGTGGGAATTGTTTGTCCATTGGTATGCAAAACCAGCATGAACAAGCACACTGCACGGAAGTGATCAGCCTGAAGAAGAAAGAGTCCGGAGGGAACAATGTAGGGATCTTGGTGGGAGTGATTCTAGGATTAGTTGTACTTAGTGTGCTTCTGGTTTTAGGGTTTATCATTTTCTGCAGAAGATATTGCCTTCGTGGGATATCGGAGCAGCATTTGCTGCATAAATCAGTGCAGGAAAATTCAGCAGTTGGGTTTTCGACCGAGCTTCTAACAAGTGCAA GATTTATTTCACAAGATGGAAAGGTAGGGATACAAGGCCTCCCTGTGTGCCGGAAATTTTCTTTGGAAGAGTTGATGGAAGCTACGAAAAATTTCAACAGCTCTGCCTTTTTGGGTGAAGGTTCATATGGGAAG CTTTACAAAGGAAGACTATACAATGGGACTCAAGTTGCTATAAGGTGCCTGCCTTTGTCGAAAAAGTACACAATTCGAAATGTTAAACTTCGGTTGGATCTGCTTTCCAAGCTTCGGCACCCGCATTTGGTGTGTCTTTTAGGGCACTGCCTCGATGGTGGTGGACAAGATGATTACAGTCCGAACAAGGTCTATCTTGTATCTGAATATGTCCCCAATGGGACATTCCGCGCTCATCTCTCTG GGAATAGTCCTGGAAAGGTTCTCAACTGGTCGGAGAGATTGGCAATTCTAGTTAGTGTGGCCAAGGCCGTGCACTTCCTACATACCGGAATTATTCCTGGTTTCTTCTGCAACCGCCTAAAGACGAACAATATCTTGCTCGATGAGCATGGTATGGCAAAATTGAGTGACTATGGACTGTCCATTCTCGCAGAAGAAACCAATAAATCCACG GCAAAAGATGGCCTAACATCATG GCAAATGACAAGTTTAGAGGATGATGCTTATAGCTTCGGATACATACTACTCGAGGCTCTCGTTGGATCTTCCATGTCTTCTCGAAGAGAAGTAATCCTTCAAAATAATATG GCATCTCTCAATAGCCAAGACGGGCGGAAGCAGATAGTTGAACCGGCTATTCTAGCCACATGCTCACAAGAGTCTCTGTCAATCGTGATCTCTATAATGAACAAATGCATTTGTCCAGAATCGAGCCGTCCATCTTTCGAGGACATCCTTTGGAACTTACAGTACGCAGTTCAAGTGCAGGAAGAAACAGCAGATGGAGACCAAAAGATTTGA
- the LOC103432014 gene encoding uncharacterized protein isoform X2, whose amino-acid sequence MIVLTSLKVKLYLDNIVLNSTGSSLFFIDPDIVELNAYKSVFANCTEAVKKLPPSSKHANEAEVLQAAKKVIIEELAFLDPDLHKDDTFLCKACVKRFDTRYDWWYSACPNCAKQMQKDPTTGQLVCQKHGSQIPTAWYKVNLVLEDETNETNALIIGKSGEKLFGSSCKDLVMNQRLVDQQQLPNEFSRLIGQKKIFHLWCGTRKNNLNTNDLLISNVSEDTTVLPTTPQALLTEITVSSTTVSSSTSTPETTAQSHKRKRESVRRSLFTSSEQSDVEENSEENPTDIDEVPIKLLRKKSSLICTTTDPLALKKD is encoded by the exons ATGATTGTTTTAACAAGTTTGAAAGTAAAGTTGTACCTAG ATAACATTGTCTTGAACAGTACTGGTTCTTCACTCTTCTTCATTGATCCAGACATTGTAGAACTAAATGCTTACAAATCAGT gtttgccAATTGCACAGAGGCTGTGAAAAAACTGCCACCCTCTTCAAAACATGCCAATGAAGCTGAAGTCTTACAGGCTGCCAAGAAAGTGATCATCGAGGAATTAGCTTTTCTAGATCCAGATTTACACAAG GACGATACATTTTTGTGCAAAGCGTGTGTAAAGCGTTTTGACACACGCTATGATTGGTGGTATAGCGCTTGCCCAAATTGTGCCAAACAAATGCAGAAGGATCCCACAACTGGGCAATTGGTTTGTCAAAAACATGGAAGCCAAATTCCGACTGCTTG GTACAAAGTCAACTTAGTTCTTGAAGATGAAACTAATGAAACAAATGCTTTGATAATTGGTAAATCTGGTGAAAAGCTATTTGGCTCAAGCTGCAAAGATTTAGTGATGAATCAAAGATTGGTGGATCAACAGCAACTCCCAAATGAATTCTCGAGGTTAATAGGACAAAAGAAAATTTTTCATCTATGGTGTGGAACTAGGAAAAATAATTTGAATACGAATGATCTTTTGATTTCCAATGTTTCTGAAGACACAACCGTGCTACCAACAACTCCACAGGCCTTGCTAACGGAAATTACAGTGTCTTCAACAACGGTTTCATCTTCTACTTCCACACCTGAAACAACTGCCCAATCGCATAAACGAAAAAGAGAATCAGTCAGAAGGTCTCTTTTTACCAGCAGTGAACAAAG TGACGTGGAAGAAAATTCAGAAGAAAATCCAACAGACATTGATGAAGTTCCAATCAaattgttaagaaaaaaatcatCACTGATTTGTACAACGACAGAtcctcttgctttaaaaaaagACTAG
- the LOC103432014 gene encoding uncharacterized protein isoform X4 produces MKWREELRVTLWANVAESFSSLSAEAFNPPIMIVLTSLKVKLYLDNIVLNSTGSSLFFIDPDIVELNAYKSVFANCTEAVKKLPPSSKHANEAEVLQAAKKVIIEELAFLDPDLHKDDTFLCKACVKRFDTRYDWWYSACPNCAKQMQKDPTTGQLVCQKHGSQIPTAWYKVNLVLEDETNETNALIIGKSGEKLFGSSCKDLVMNQRLVDQQQLPNEFSRPC; encoded by the exons ATGAAATG GAGAGAAGAGTTGAGAGTTACGTTATGGGCAAATGTTGCAGAAagtttttcttctttatcagctGAAGCGTTCAACCCACCAATCATGATTGTTTTAACAAGTTTGAAAGTAAAGTTGTACCTAG ATAACATTGTCTTGAACAGTACTGGTTCTTCACTCTTCTTCATTGATCCAGACATTGTAGAACTAAATGCTTACAAATCAGT gtttgccAATTGCACAGAGGCTGTGAAAAAACTGCCACCCTCTTCAAAACATGCCAATGAAGCTGAAGTCTTACAGGCTGCCAAGAAAGTGATCATCGAGGAATTAGCTTTTCTAGATCCAGATTTACACAAG GACGATACATTTTTGTGCAAAGCGTGTGTAAAGCGTTTTGACACACGCTATGATTGGTGGTATAGCGCTTGCCCAAATTGTGCCAAACAAATGCAGAAGGATCCCACAACTGGGCAATTGGTTTGTCAAAAACATGGAAGCCAAATTCCGACTGCTTG GTACAAAGTCAACTTAGTTCTTGAAGATGAAACTAATGAAACAAATGCTTTGATAATTGGTAAATCTGGTGAAAAGCTATTTGGCTCAAGCTGCAAAGATTTAGTGATGAATCAAAGATTGGTGGATCAACAGCAACTCCCAAATGAATTCTCGAG GCCTTGCTAA
- the LOC139191243 gene encoding F-box protein SKIP23-like, with protein sequence MASGSGNIPDDLLENIRNRVNTKTDVSRFRAVCKLWRSSIPPFEKNLVQLLSEVNIADPDSGYDICGYSFTLVESVVYHLAPPNNDDPQKRGWLINVKQVGLDQKGEQHTHHMLHLLSRLFRGQPKSFPKVFNLLESRVFEVARMYSLVEYGREMHGDFKVAASLNLDFPAFMAIDLFGILYYGELGADVVDCTNFLLKLCDEYRDFQDVIFFKGRFCAVCRDRRAVAVDSCLNTEMITSPLPNISCLDHEKKKMLVESLGELLLVDMYLKGNPSDYTFEIFKLDAHAHEKQ encoded by the coding sequence ATGGCGAGTGGTTCCGGTAATATCCCAGACGATCTGTTAGAGAACATCAGAAACCGCGTCAACACCAAAACTGACGTTTCTAGATTCCGCGCAGTCTGTAAGTTGTGGCGGTCCTCTATTCCTCCCTTCGAGAAGAACCTGGTCCAATTGCTTTCCGAAGTGAACATTGCAGACCCAGACAGCGGCTATGATATTTGCGGATATAGCTTTACCCTCGTCGAGAGTGTAGTCTATCATCTCGCACCTCCAAACAATGATGATCCCCAGAAAAGAGGTTGGTTGATTAATGTCAAACAAGTAGGTCTTGATCAAAAGGGTGAACAACACACTCATCACATGTTGCATCTACTCTCCCGCTTATTTCGAGGGCAGCCCAAGTCCTTCCCCAAGGTATTCAACTTATTGGAATCTCGGGTATTTGAAGTGGCAAGAATGTATAGTCTAGTAGAATATGGTAGGGAGATGCATGGTGATTTTAAGGTGGCTGCATCCTTGAATCTTGATTTCCCTGCTTTCATGGCAATTGATCTATTCGGAATATTATACTACGGAGAGCTAGGTGCTGACGTTGTAGACTGCACCAACTTCCTTCTGAAGTTGTGCGACGAATACCGTGATTTTCAAGACGTTATTTTCTTCAAGGGAAGGTTTTGTGCCGTGTGTCGTGACCGGAGAGCAGTGGCGGTTGATTCTTGTCTGAATACGGAAATGATTACATCTCCATTACCGAATATCTCTTGCCTTGACcacgagaagaagaagatgttgGTGGAGTCGTTGGGAGAGCTGCTTTTAGTTGATATGTATTTGAAGGGAAATCCGTCAGACTATACATTCGAGATTTTTAAGCTGGACGCTCACGCTCACGAGAAGCAATAG
- the LOC103432014 gene encoding uncharacterized protein isoform X3 yields the protein MKWREELRVTLWANVAESFSSLSAEAFNPPIMIVLTSLKVKLYLDNIVLNSTGSSLFFIDPDIVELNAYKSVFANCTEAVKKLPPSSKHANEAEVLQAAKKVIIEELAFLDPDLHKDDTFLCKACVKRFDTRYDWWYSACPNCAKQMQKDPTTGQLVCQKHGSQIPTAWYKVNLVLEDETNETNALIIGKSGEKLFGSSCKDLVMNQRLVDQQQLPNEFSRHNRATNNSTGLANGNYSVFNNGFIFYFHT from the exons ATGAAATG GAGAGAAGAGTTGAGAGTTACGTTATGGGCAAATGTTGCAGAAagtttttcttctttatcagctGAAGCGTTCAACCCACCAATCATGATTGTTTTAACAAGTTTGAAAGTAAAGTTGTACCTAG ATAACATTGTCTTGAACAGTACTGGTTCTTCACTCTTCTTCATTGATCCAGACATTGTAGAACTAAATGCTTACAAATCAGT gtttgccAATTGCACAGAGGCTGTGAAAAAACTGCCACCCTCTTCAAAACATGCCAATGAAGCTGAAGTCTTACAGGCTGCCAAGAAAGTGATCATCGAGGAATTAGCTTTTCTAGATCCAGATTTACACAAG GACGATACATTTTTGTGCAAAGCGTGTGTAAAGCGTTTTGACACACGCTATGATTGGTGGTATAGCGCTTGCCCAAATTGTGCCAAACAAATGCAGAAGGATCCCACAACTGGGCAATTGGTTTGTCAAAAACATGGAAGCCAAATTCCGACTGCTTG GTACAAAGTCAACTTAGTTCTTGAAGATGAAACTAATGAAACAAATGCTTTGATAATTGGTAAATCTGGTGAAAAGCTATTTGGCTCAAGCTGCAAAGATTTAGTGATGAATCAAAGATTGGTGGATCAACAGCAACTCCCAAATGAATTCTCGAG ACACAACCGTGCTACCAACAACTCCACAGGCCTTGCTAACGGAAATTACAGTGTCTTCAACAACGGTTTCATCTTCTACTTCCACACCTGA
- the LOC103432014 gene encoding uncharacterized protein isoform X1, with product MKWREELRVTLWANVAESFSSLSAEAFNPPIMIVLTSLKVKLYLDNIVLNSTGSSLFFIDPDIVELNAYKSVFANCTEAVKKLPPSSKHANEAEVLQAAKKVIIEELAFLDPDLHKDDTFLCKACVKRFDTRYDWWYSACPNCAKQMQKDPTTGQLVCQKHGSQIPTAWYKVNLVLEDETNETNALIIGKSGEKLFGSSCKDLVMNQRLVDQQQLPNEFSRLIGQKKIFHLWCGTRKNNLNTNDLLISNVSEDTTVLPTTPQALLTEITVSSTTVSSSTSTPETTAQSHKRKRESVRRSLFTSSEQSDVEENSEENPTDIDEVPIKLLRKKSSLICTTTDPLALKKD from the exons ATGAAATG GAGAGAAGAGTTGAGAGTTACGTTATGGGCAAATGTTGCAGAAagtttttcttctttatcagctGAAGCGTTCAACCCACCAATCATGATTGTTTTAACAAGTTTGAAAGTAAAGTTGTACCTAG ATAACATTGTCTTGAACAGTACTGGTTCTTCACTCTTCTTCATTGATCCAGACATTGTAGAACTAAATGCTTACAAATCAGT gtttgccAATTGCACAGAGGCTGTGAAAAAACTGCCACCCTCTTCAAAACATGCCAATGAAGCTGAAGTCTTACAGGCTGCCAAGAAAGTGATCATCGAGGAATTAGCTTTTCTAGATCCAGATTTACACAAG GACGATACATTTTTGTGCAAAGCGTGTGTAAAGCGTTTTGACACACGCTATGATTGGTGGTATAGCGCTTGCCCAAATTGTGCCAAACAAATGCAGAAGGATCCCACAACTGGGCAATTGGTTTGTCAAAAACATGGAAGCCAAATTCCGACTGCTTG GTACAAAGTCAACTTAGTTCTTGAAGATGAAACTAATGAAACAAATGCTTTGATAATTGGTAAATCTGGTGAAAAGCTATTTGGCTCAAGCTGCAAAGATTTAGTGATGAATCAAAGATTGGTGGATCAACAGCAACTCCCAAATGAATTCTCGAGGTTAATAGGACAAAAGAAAATTTTTCATCTATGGTGTGGAACTAGGAAAAATAATTTGAATACGAATGATCTTTTGATTTCCAATGTTTCTGAAGACACAACCGTGCTACCAACAACTCCACAGGCCTTGCTAACGGAAATTACAGTGTCTTCAACAACGGTTTCATCTTCTACTTCCACACCTGAAACAACTGCCCAATCGCATAAACGAAAAAGAGAATCAGTCAGAAGGTCTCTTTTTACCAGCAGTGAACAAAG TGACGTGGAAGAAAATTCAGAAGAAAATCCAACAGACATTGATGAAGTTCCAATCAaattgttaagaaaaaaatcatCACTGATTTGTACAACGACAGAtcctcttgctttaaaaaaagACTAG